A region of the Candidatus Methanoperedens sp. genome:
TGCTGAAAGACTCTTAAATGAGATCGATCACGTCAAAGGAGTAATAAGAATGCTAATCGGTGGAAAAAATTTGCCCCGGAAGGTCACATGCGGACCTGGAACCGGAACAGATGTCAACCACCCGAATATGGAGATAATCCATGTCGGAGATTGTGCATTCGAATTGCATGTCATGGTAGGCGAGGTAATAGTCGAACTAGAAGATGAAAGCACAAAGGAAGAACTAAGAAATGCGTGCGAGCGAACGCTACCATTTTCCTTTGAATTCAAACAGGGTTTCTTCATAAAGAAGAAAGCTACTTTGACTGATTACGGTAAGTATGGATTCAAAAGCAAGACTGATGAAAGCATCAATCTTGAAGACGAACGAATACTCGGCCTGATGGACCCGCATGCAAAACCGGAAAATAGCCTCTGTGTTATTAATTCAGAGGAAGAGAAATGATTAGTTTATTCAGGGAGCAGAAAGAACCGATTCAAATCAATTAGGAGGAAAAAATATGGCATATAAACCACAATATTATCCTGGCAGCACCTCAGTTGCTAAGAATAGAAGAAAATTTATGTCAGATGATGTAGAGAAAATGCGTGATATTTCTGATGAAGATTTAACAGCATTACTCGGTCATAGGGCACCAGGTTCCGATTACCCGAGCACACATCCACCACTCTCAGAGATTGGTGAACCAGCATGCCCGGTAAGAGAAGTCGTTGAACCAACACCAGGCGCAGCAGCCGGCGACAGAATGAGATATGTACAGTTCGCTGACTCAATGTATAACGGTCCAGCAGTACCATACTGGAGATCGTACCATGCAGCCATCAATTTCAGAGGAGTCGACCCAGGTACATTATCTGGCAGACAAGTCAATGAAATGAGAGAGAGAGATATGGAAGAGTACGCCAAGAGACAGTCGGAAACCGAAATCACTGACTGGGGTCTTGCAGGCATGAGAGGCTGTACAGTTCACGGTCACTCCCTCAGATTACAGGAAGACGGCGTAATGTTCGATATGTTGGACAGGCGCAGACTTGAGGGCGGCGTCATTGTAAGTGACAAAGACCAGGTCGGCGTACCAATTGACAGAAAAGTCAACCTTGGAAAACCAATGAGCGAAGCAGAAGCAGCAAAGAGAACCACCATCTATAGAGTGGACAATGTTGCATTCAGAAGCGATAAAGAAGTTATTGAACATGTTCAGAGAGTCTGGGAATTAAGAACCAAATATGGGTTCGTCCCAAAGGCGTGAGGTGAGCTAAATGGCAGTAAGATTCCAAAAAGCAATGGAAACAAAATATACTAAAGAATGGGGCACTAATAAGAACAAGGGCGGTAAAATAACCGATAAGAAGACCAAATACCTCAGACTTGGCTATCAGCAGAACCCAAGAAAGGTAGAAATGGCAAAGTGCGGAGCAGCAATCACCAAGAAGAGAGGATTGCAGGCTTATGACCCCAAGTTGCACTTAGCAGGTATCCCCATGGGTCAGAGACAGTTGACCCCATACACAATATCTGGAACAGATATCGTATGCGATGGTGACGACCTTCACTTCGTCAACAATGCAGCAATGCAGCAGGAATGGGACGACATCAGAAGATCATGCGTCGTAGGTCTTGACCTCGCACATGAAGTTCTTGAGAAGAGATTAGGCAAGGAAGTTACACCTGAGACAATCAACTACTACCTTGAAGTTTTGAACCACGCAATGCCTGGAGCAGCAATTGTCCAGGAACACATGGTTGAAACACACCCGGCATTAGTAGATGACTGCTATGTGAAAATATTCACAGGTGATGAAACCCTTCAGGATGAAGTAGATAAGCAGTTCGTTATCAACATTGACAACGAATTCCCAGAAAACCAGGCAAAACAGGTCAAAGCAGCAGTAGGCAAGACCTCCTGGCAGGCAGTACACATCCCAACCATCGTCACAAGAACTGAAGATGGACCAGGAACAAGCCGCTGGATGGCAATGCAGGTCGGTATGACCTTTATCAGCGCATATCATATGTGCGCCGGTGAAGCAGCAGTCGGAGAACTTGCATTCACAGCCAAACACGCAGGACTTGTCGAAATGGGTGACATGATCCCGGCACGCAGAGCAAGAGGTCCAAATGAGCCAGGAGGATTATCCTTCGGTCATATGGCAGATATCGTCCAGACAAACAGAAAGGGTCCAGAAGATCCAGTCAATGTAGTATTGCAGACTGCAAGCGCAGCCACAATGTTATATGACCAGATCTGGCTCGGTGGCTACATGTCAGGTGGCGTCGGATTCACAATGTATGCAACACCAGCATACACCAATGATATCGTCGATGACTTCCTGTACTGGGCAGACGAATATGCATCAAAGAAATATGGCGGTCGCGGAAAGGCAAAAGCCACAATCGACACCGTAAAAGACATCGCTACAGAATCAACACTGTACAGTCTTGAAGCATACGAGAAATATCCGACCACACTGGAAGACCACTTCGGCGGTTCACAGCGCGCAACAGTCTGTTCAATAGCAGCAGGCGGCGCAACAGCTCTGGCAACAGGCCACAGCCAGGCCGGTCTCTCCGCATGGTATCTGTCCATGTACCTCCACAAAGAGGCACACGGCAGACTTGGATTCTTCGGGTATGACCTGCAGGATCAGTGCGGCGCAACCAACGTGTTCTCAATTGCCTCAGATGAAGGCTGCATAGGCGAATGCAGAGGCGCAAACTACCCCAACTACGCAATGAACGTAGGTCACCAGGGTGGATACACCTCAGTAGTAGCAGCAGCTCACGCAGGCAAGGACGCCTTCTGCGTCAATCCATTGGTCAAAGTCTGCTTCGCAGATGAATTGATCAACTTTGACTTCGCAGATCCAAGGGGCGCATTCGGCAAGGCAGCACTCAGAGAATGGGACCGCTGCGCCGGTGAGAGAGCATTCGTTATCCCAGCAAAGTAAACATTGTTAAGTAGGCTAAATGCCTACTTTCTCTATTTTTTTTTTGGGATGCGAAAATTAAAAGGAAATAT
Encoded here:
- the mcrA gene encoding coenzyme-B sulfoethylthiotransferase subunit alpha; translated protein: MAVRFQKAMETKYTKEWGTNKNKGGKITDKKTKYLRLGYQQNPRKVEMAKCGAAITKKRGLQAYDPKLHLAGIPMGQRQLTPYTISGTDIVCDGDDLHFVNNAAMQQEWDDIRRSCVVGLDLAHEVLEKRLGKEVTPETINYYLEVLNHAMPGAAIVQEHMVETHPALVDDCYVKIFTGDETLQDEVDKQFVINIDNEFPENQAKQVKAAVGKTSWQAVHIPTIVTRTEDGPGTSRWMAMQVGMTFISAYHMCAGEAAVGELAFTAKHAGLVEMGDMIPARRARGPNEPGGLSFGHMADIVQTNRKGPEDPVNVVLQTASAATMLYDQIWLGGYMSGGVGFTMYATPAYTNDIVDDFLYWADEYASKKYGGRGKAKATIDTVKDIATESTLYSLEAYEKYPTTLEDHFGGSQRATVCSIAAGGATALATGHSQAGLSAWYLSMYLHKEAHGRLGFFGYDLQDQCGATNVFSIASDEGCIGECRGANYPNYAMNVGHQGGYTSVVAAAHAGKDAFCVNPLVKVCFADELINFDFADPRGAFGKAALREWDRCAGERAFVIPAK
- the mcrG gene encoding coenzyme-B sulfoethylthiotransferase subunit gamma, with product MAYKPQYYPGSTSVAKNRRKFMSDDVEKMRDISDEDLTALLGHRAPGSDYPSTHPPLSEIGEPACPVREVVEPTPGAAAGDRMRYVQFADSMYNGPAVPYWRSYHAAINFRGVDPGTLSGRQVNEMRERDMEEYAKRQSETEITDWGLAGMRGCTVHGHSLRLQEDGVMFDMLDRRRLEGGVIVSDKDQVGVPIDRKVNLGKPMSEAEAAKRTTIYRVDNVAFRSDKEVIEHVQRVWELRTKYGFVPKA
- the mcrD gene encoding methyl-coenzyme M reductase operon protein D, whose translation is MAKAASVTGKPIQIKIFPQRLLQPETAERLLNEIDHVKGVIRMLIGGKNLPRKVTCGPGTGTDVNHPNMEIIHVGDCAFELHVMVGEVIVELEDESTKEELRNACERTLPFSFEFKQGFFIKKKATLTDYGKYGFKSKTDESINLEDERILGLMDPHAKPENSLCVINSEEEK